Proteins from a genomic interval of Halomonas alkaliantarctica:
- a CDS encoding tripartite tricarboxylate transporter permease codes for MFDFLIDGFGVALTPLNLGLALLGALLGTLFGALPGIGPINGIAILMPLAYTLGLPAESSLILLAAVYTGAEYGGRMSSILLNVPGDAGAVMTTLDGYPLAQKGLAGPALGLSAVSSFIGATIAIIGLTLFAPLLANVAVMFGPAEFFALMIFAFSSMSVMMGKDPIKTAIGAVLGVLIGTVGIDSGSGVLRYTLGMPELYDGIDFVVMIIGLFAISEILLMLENSHSTDNDGELPPLGRVFVSLKEVLACKGAIIRSGLIGFIIGVLPGTGASVAGAVSYTTEKRLSDKDNTFGTGDMRGLAAPESANNAAAVGSFVPMLTLGIPGSGTTAVLLGALMLYNITPGPMMFTERPEVAGGLIASLYIGNIVLLMLNLPLAGVFARVLTIPRWVLVPAIAILAFVGVYQLHSDLFAIYLMLVIGVFGYLLRKLGFSLAPVILGYVLGGLMEQNLRRALSISGGDVGILWQSGISLGLWVAAVLLLVLPWLIPKLLAARKLSAG; via the coding sequence ATGTTCGATTTCCTTATCGATGGGTTCGGTGTTGCGCTGACCCCTCTCAACCTGGGGCTGGCTCTCCTTGGCGCCTTGCTTGGCACCCTATTTGGGGCCTTGCCGGGTATCGGCCCGATCAATGGCATCGCCATTCTGATGCCGCTTGCCTATACCCTTGGCTTGCCTGCCGAGTCATCACTGATCTTGCTGGCCGCGGTTTATACCGGCGCCGAATATGGCGGCCGCATGTCGAGCATTCTGCTCAATGTGCCTGGCGATGCGGGGGCGGTCATGACCACTCTCGATGGCTACCCGCTGGCACAGAAAGGACTTGCGGGCCCCGCCCTAGGGCTTTCAGCAGTGAGCTCATTCATCGGCGCGACCATAGCCATTATTGGCCTGACGTTGTTTGCACCGCTCCTGGCAAATGTGGCGGTGATGTTCGGCCCGGCGGAATTCTTTGCGCTCATGATATTCGCGTTTTCTTCCATGTCGGTGATGATGGGCAAGGATCCAATCAAGACCGCGATTGGTGCCGTACTGGGTGTCCTGATTGGCACCGTGGGCATTGATTCCGGCAGCGGCGTACTGCGCTATACCCTCGGCATGCCCGAGCTCTATGACGGCATCGACTTTGTCGTGATGATTATTGGTCTCTTCGCTATCAGCGAAATTCTGCTGATGCTCGAAAATTCCCACAGCACCGATAACGATGGCGAGCTGCCGCCACTTGGGCGTGTTTTTGTTAGCCTCAAGGAAGTGCTGGCATGTAAGGGCGCCATCATCCGCTCGGGTCTGATTGGCTTTATCATCGGCGTCCTCCCCGGTACCGGCGCCTCTGTTGCTGGCGCCGTCTCTTACACCACTGAAAAGCGTCTTTCCGACAAGGACAATACCTTTGGCACCGGTGATATGCGCGGGCTGGCTGCGCCGGAGTCGGCCAACAACGCGGCCGCTGTAGGTTCTTTTGTGCCCATGCTAACCTTAGGCATTCCCGGTTCCGGTACAACCGCGGTATTGCTGGGTGCATTGATGCTTTATAACATCACCCCTGGGCCCATGATGTTTACCGAGCGGCCTGAAGTGGCGGGTGGTCTTATCGCATCGCTTTATATTGGCAATATCGTATTGCTGATGCTTAACCTGCCGCTAGCGGGTGTATTCGCCCGGGTACTGACTATTCCACGCTGGGTGCTCGTACCCGCCATTGCTATCCTGGCGTTCGTCGGCGTCTATCAGTTGCACTCCGATCTATTTGCTATTTACTTGATGCTGGTCATCGGCGTGTTTGGGTATTTGCTGCGTAAGCTGGGCTTCTCCCTGGCGCCAGTGATTCTCGGCTACGTGCTGGGAGGGTTGATGGAGCAGAACCTGCGCCGTGCACTCTCTATCAGCGGCGGCGACGTCGGGATTCTATGGCAATCGGGAATCTCACTGGGGCTATGGGTTGCGGCGGTATTACTATTGGTACTGCCCTGGTTGATACCGAAGCTATTGGCTGCCCGCAAGCTAAGCGCGGGTTAA
- a CDS encoding AbrB family transcriptional regulator: MRAIHLAPLGRFLPTLALGLVGGGLAYWLQLPLPWLLGAMIATTAASLTGVPMRSPGKGRQGVLVVIGVMLGSAFTADMSGEATRWGGSLAIMLIATAVMMAFSVWFSHRVAGHSWETAIYSGVPGGVSTVTGMALSSGADLRIIGITHAVRILVLLVAIPPVLQFIGHVDISSTAPALSQWLWMPASTDIAWLLAAGIVGMWLGKRLHLPSPLLFGPALVSAALHFSGLTHAAVPPVIIALAQVVIGISVGVRFAGAPIAEVGVAMLMAVIQALVLLLLAIFAAWVGHLLTGYSAAAALLAYMPGGAPELSLVALSLGIDPAFVTTHHLLRITLLVLLLPLLLRRMVSNA, translated from the coding sequence ATGCGAGCAATACACTTGGCCCCCTTAGGCCGTTTCTTACCAACATTAGCACTCGGACTTGTCGGGGGCGGGTTGGCTTATTGGCTGCAATTGCCGCTTCCCTGGCTATTAGGGGCCATGATCGCCACCACGGCGGCCTCCCTGACTGGCGTACCGATGAGGTCGCCGGGCAAGGGCCGCCAGGGTGTGCTGGTCGTCATTGGGGTCATGCTTGGTTCAGCGTTCACCGCCGACATGTCCGGGGAAGCAACGCGATGGGGAGGTAGCCTAGCGATTATGCTGATTGCCACGGCGGTGATGATGGCTTTCTCGGTGTGGTTTTCCCACCGCGTGGCGGGCCACTCCTGGGAAACTGCAATCTACTCAGGCGTGCCTGGCGGGGTTTCTACAGTAACCGGGATGGCGCTCTCTTCGGGGGCTGATTTGCGCATCATCGGCATTACCCATGCGGTGCGCATATTGGTTCTGCTGGTGGCCATCCCGCCTGTTTTGCAATTTATCGGCCATGTGGACATTAGCAGCACCGCGCCAGCCTTATCGCAATGGTTATGGATGCCCGCTTCCACTGATATCGCGTGGCTGTTGGCGGCTGGCATCGTCGGCATGTGGTTGGGTAAGCGTCTTCACCTACCTAGCCCGCTGCTGTTTGGCCCGGCCCTTGTCTCCGCAGCGCTGCACTTCTCAGGCCTCACGCATGCGGCCGTGCCACCGGTGATCATTGCGCTCGCACAGGTGGTCATCGGCATTTCCGTTGGCGTGCGCTTTGCGGGTGCCCCGATTGCCGAGGTGGGGGTGGCCATGCTGATGGCGGTCATACAGGCCCTGGTATTGTTGCTGCTAGCGATATTCGCCGCCTGGGTAGGACATTTGCTCACCGGTTACTCTGCCGCGGCGGCGCTACTCGCCTACATGCCAGGCGGAGCCCCAGAGCTAAGCTTGGTCGCGCTGAGCTTAGGTATCGATCCCGCCTTCGTTACCACTCACCACCTGCTACGCATCACGCTATTGGTGTTGTTGCTGCCTTTATTGCTTCGACGAATGGTTTCAAACGCCTAG
- a CDS encoding response regulator — protein sequence MRLIIVEDDPMIARSLYNALSPLGNSVDIFAHVRDARAALHNGHFDLILLDLGLPDGNGLELLSELRDRGDRTPVLILTARDGIDDRVRGLDLGADDYLAKPFSLVELEARVRALLRRSQQRSDNRLALGPLCLDPIAGAATLDGVKLELPRCELRLLEGLLLHAGNIAPREMLEGRVFSFREVGSNALEVYVSRLRKRLKGSGLHIRTFRGLGYRLEEAST from the coding sequence ATGCGCCTAATCATTGTTGAAGACGATCCGATGATCGCTCGCTCGCTTTACAATGCATTATCACCGCTGGGTAATAGCGTCGACATTTTTGCCCATGTGAGAGACGCGCGAGCGGCGCTGCACAATGGCCACTTTGATCTGATCCTGCTTGACCTGGGGCTGCCTGACGGAAATGGTCTCGAGTTGCTGAGTGAATTGCGTGATCGAGGTGATCGGACGCCCGTGTTGATCCTGACCGCTAGAGACGGCATTGACGACCGAGTCCGCGGCCTTGATCTAGGCGCGGATGACTACCTCGCCAAACCGTTTTCACTGGTGGAGCTTGAAGCCCGGGTACGCGCCTTGCTAAGGCGCAGCCAGCAGCGTAGCGATAACCGTCTGGCGTTGGGCCCTTTGTGTCTTGATCCCATTGCTGGCGCTGCCACGCTCGATGGGGTAAAACTCGAATTACCTCGCTGTGAGCTACGCTTGCTTGAAGGGCTCCTGCTACATGCAGGCAATATCGCCCCCCGCGAGATGCTGGAAGGGCGAGTGTTTAGCTTCCGTGAGGTAGGTTCTAATGCGCTTGAGGTTTACGTCAGCCGGTTACGCAAGCGTCTTAAGGGGAGCGGTTTGCATATCCGCACGTTTCGTGGCCTTGGCTATCGACTCGAGGAAGCGTCGACTTGA
- a CDS encoding fumarylacetoacetate hydrolase family protein, with translation MESSNTLLGKALVDAWRSGKVLGATDAKRLAPKTDQTAYSIQREVGEALGWFANAKPKAWKVGGTLQRPTASPIADQHMVKGPFSMAYSERHTMIGIEVELAIQLNSPLPHGSTLSDAYNAAGSVMAAIEICDVRAECWQELPDTFLLADHQMNRCLILGEAVKNGWKPYYANSSVSIKSNKRDIKGKQLRHPLDDPLSLIPWLAKHAASQYPPGLQAGDIITTGTWAGIFEAHPGEIVKASFSDIGEVGLSVEQ, from the coding sequence ATGGAAAGTTCTAACACCCTTCTCGGCAAGGCATTAGTCGACGCATGGCGTAGTGGCAAAGTATTGGGGGCTACCGATGCAAAGCGCTTGGCTCCGAAAACGGATCAGACGGCTTATAGCATTCAGCGGGAAGTAGGTGAGGCGTTAGGATGGTTTGCCAACGCCAAACCAAAAGCTTGGAAAGTAGGTGGTACGCTACAACGACCCACCGCTTCACCTATAGCAGATCAGCATATGGTGAAGGGTCCTTTCTCTATGGCCTATAGCGAACGCCATACTATGATCGGTATAGAGGTGGAGTTGGCTATACAGCTTAACTCGCCCTTACCGCATGGGTCGACGTTGAGCGATGCATACAACGCGGCAGGATCGGTAATGGCTGCTATCGAAATTTGTGACGTTCGCGCCGAGTGTTGGCAGGAATTGCCAGATACGTTCCTGCTGGCTGACCATCAAATGAATCGTTGTTTGATACTGGGCGAGGCTGTTAAAAACGGCTGGAAGCCATATTATGCAAATAGCAGTGTTAGTATTAAAAGCAATAAGCGTGACATTAAGGGTAAGCAGCTACGCCATCCTCTAGACGATCCGTTAAGTTTAATCCCTTGGTTGGCAAAGCATGCCGCATCGCAATATCCGCCGGGACTTCAAGCGGGTGACATTATCACGACAGGGACTTGGGCTGGCATTTTTGAGGCTCACCCTGGTGAAATAGTTAAGGCTAGTTTTAGCGATATTGGTGAGGTTGGCTTATCAGTAGAGCAGTAA
- a CDS encoding tripartite tricarboxylate transporter TctB family protein — translation MKIAADRVLGIALIGLAAFIAVQAVQLEMPFSYEPVGPKAFPVGLSILLTILSLVMIFRPGPNGPWPHKALALKLLLVLALLLGYAVFFTQLGFIVSSLLVVTALARLFDATWGKALITGVIMSVIGYFLFTTALGISLPSGYWFDTFL, via the coding sequence ATGAAGATCGCCGCCGACCGAGTGCTGGGCATTGCACTAATCGGTCTGGCGGCGTTTATCGCCGTCCAGGCCGTGCAACTGGAAATGCCCTTTAGCTACGAACCCGTAGGCCCCAAGGCCTTCCCGGTAGGGCTGTCAATTCTGCTGACAATACTCTCACTGGTGATGATTTTCAGACCGGGCCCCAACGGTCCATGGCCCCACAAAGCACTGGCGCTTAAGTTGTTACTGGTGCTGGCTTTGCTGTTGGGCTATGCGGTTTTTTTCACACAGCTTGGGTTTATCGTCTCATCGCTGCTAGTGGTGACGGCCTTGGCGCGACTCTTTGATGCGACCTGGGGTAAAGCACTGATCACCGGCGTCATCATGTCGGTTATCGGCTATTTTCTGTTCACCACCGCCCTCGGGATCAGCCTGCCTTCTGGCTACTGGTTCGATACCTTCCTTTAA
- a CDS encoding sensor histidine kinase, whose protein sequence is MIGTLKARLAVWLLVMVSGLGTLLLMEAYYSTQRAAERAFDSQLEAAALTTADSVQWEGSDPVVRIPPAALQILATSHQERVFYAVLDHNGRRISANLAISIPSAGLEAAAIEPTWLDLTQVGTRWRLHGREYDSAGWDIQDPVQIWVGHTMSGRQVLANELFERAIIRFVAMVLLAGILMLLAMRVALKPMRQLRHRLRRRQADDMRPLNAKVPEELREMVEALDTLFTRQRESRDNLLRFTADASHQLKTPLAGLQSTSELALQSRDPDEWYRALSDVHDGAERTSRLAGQLLSLARLRHVEEAEECLPLDLRKTLHDSVLEWAQREVAMQHDLGLAELPAEPMIIHGQAWALHELLGNLIDNALRYTPPGSEITLGLNAIGNHIMLYIEDTGPGVDPEIRHRLLQPFERAGRQDTHGSGLGLAIVDTIAQRHAAKLQVKERPPHGLRIEVHFQAAGEES, encoded by the coding sequence GTGATCGGCACGTTAAAGGCGCGCTTGGCTGTCTGGTTGCTGGTCATGGTGTCTGGGCTGGGTACGTTGTTGCTGATGGAAGCTTATTATTCCACTCAGCGCGCGGCCGAGCGTGCTTTTGATAGCCAGCTAGAAGCGGCTGCGCTGACGACTGCCGACTCGGTGCAATGGGAAGGCAGCGACCCCGTCGTCAGGATTCCTCCCGCCGCCCTGCAAATTCTGGCCACTTCCCACCAGGAACGGGTCTTCTACGCTGTGCTCGACCATAACGGACGGCGCATTTCGGCCAATCTGGCTATCTCCATACCCTCGGCCGGTCTTGAAGCAGCGGCCATCGAGCCAACCTGGCTTGACCTGACGCAGGTGGGCACTCGCTGGCGGCTGCATGGCCGCGAATACGACTCGGCGGGATGGGACATTCAAGACCCGGTGCAAATCTGGGTGGGCCATACGATGAGTGGACGTCAGGTATTAGCCAATGAACTATTTGAACGCGCGATCATTCGTTTTGTCGCCATGGTACTGCTGGCGGGCATACTGATGCTGTTGGCAATGCGGGTTGCACTAAAACCGATGCGCCAGTTGCGCCACCGGTTAAGGCGACGTCAAGCCGATGATATGCGGCCACTCAATGCTAAGGTGCCAGAAGAATTGCGTGAAATGGTCGAGGCGCTGGATACCCTGTTTACCCGACAGCGCGAGAGCCGCGATAACCTGCTGCGCTTCACGGCCGATGCCAGCCATCAGCTCAAAACTCCGCTAGCCGGCCTACAAAGTACCAGTGAGTTAGCCCTGCAAAGCCGCGACCCCGATGAGTGGTATCGTGCCCTTTCAGACGTACATGATGGCGCAGAGCGCACCAGCCGCTTGGCCGGTCAGCTACTCAGTCTTGCGCGCCTTCGCCATGTGGAAGAGGCCGAAGAATGCTTGCCGCTCGATTTAAGAAAGACGCTACACGACAGCGTGCTCGAATGGGCCCAGCGCGAGGTGGCCATGCAGCATGACCTAGGTCTGGCTGAACTGCCCGCCGAGCCTATGATCATACATGGGCAAGCGTGGGCGCTGCACGAGCTACTGGGCAACCTGATCGACAACGCACTGCGCTATACCCCTCCGGGTAGCGAAATCACGCTGGGACTAAACGCTATCGGCAATCACATCATGCTTTATATCGAGGATACCGGGCCTGGGGTCGATCCAGAGATACGTCACCGGTTGTTGCAACCCTTCGAGCGCGCAGGGCGCCAGGATACACACGGCTCAGGCCTGGGTCTGGCTATCGTAGATACCATCGCGCAACGCCACGCGGCTAAGCTTCAGGTCAAAGAACGTCCGCCACATGGACTGCGCATTGAAGTGCATTTTCAGGCGGCGGGGGAGGAAAGCTGA
- a CDS encoding Bug family tripartite tricarboxylate transporter substrate binding protein: MKINSTLRYASGLALMGSALLIGQAQAQAIPDSTECIAPAKPGGGYDLTCRLAANGLQETGLINKPMMVSYMPGGIGAVAYNHVNGVRTDDPSLIVAASTGAAVNLALGKFGEYDADEVRWLGALGVDYGAIVVSADAPWQSLDELMTALKENPNEIAFGAGGTVGSQDWMKAALIAKSGDMSPRDLRYVAFEGGGEALAALLGDHIQVFTGDLSELRSQLEGGKIRVLAALSEERMGGPYADIPTAAEQGYDVEWPIWRGYYMGPEVSDEAYQAWVERMQQLAEDPVFAELREARGLFPMSRFGEDFDSYVQEQVTEFKGLAEEVGLTQ, encoded by the coding sequence ATGAAGATCAACTCAACCCTACGCTACGCCTCTGGCCTTGCTTTAATGGGCAGCGCATTGCTTATCGGCCAAGCTCAGGCTCAAGCCATTCCCGACTCTACCGAATGTATCGCGCCCGCCAAACCCGGCGGTGGCTACGATTTGACATGTCGACTAGCCGCCAATGGCCTCCAAGAAACGGGGCTGATAAATAAGCCGATGATGGTTAGCTACATGCCCGGCGGCATTGGTGCGGTGGCTTACAACCATGTTAACGGTGTGCGTACTGATGATCCCAGCCTTATTGTAGCGGCCAGTACTGGTGCTGCCGTGAACCTGGCGCTAGGCAAGTTTGGCGAGTACGACGCTGACGAGGTTCGCTGGCTAGGCGCCCTGGGCGTCGACTATGGCGCGATTGTCGTCAGTGCCGATGCACCGTGGCAGAGCCTAGACGAGCTGATGACCGCCCTGAAAGAAAATCCCAACGAGATCGCCTTCGGTGCCGGTGGCACAGTAGGTAGCCAGGATTGGATGAAGGCAGCGCTGATCGCCAAATCCGGGGATATGTCGCCCAGAGACCTTCGTTACGTGGCCTTCGAGGGTGGCGGTGAGGCACTAGCAGCACTGTTAGGCGACCACATTCAGGTGTTCACTGGCGATCTGTCAGAACTTAGGTCTCAGCTTGAGGGTGGCAAAATCCGCGTCCTGGCGGCTCTTTCCGAAGAGCGGATGGGCGGCCCCTACGCCGATATTCCAACTGCAGCCGAACAGGGCTACGACGTGGAGTGGCCGATTTGGCGTGGCTATTACATGGGCCCGGAAGTCAGCGATGAAGCCTATCAAGCCTGGGTTGAACGCATGCAGCAGTTGGCAGAGGATCCGGTATTCGCCGAACTACGTGAGGCACGGGGCCTGTTCCCAATGTCTCGCTTCGGTGAGGATTTTGACAGCTACGTTCAAGAACAGGTCACTGAGTTTAAAGGGCTGGCAGAAGAAGTAGGTCTGACCCAATGA